From Triticum aestivum cultivar Chinese Spring chromosome 4A, IWGSC CS RefSeq v2.1, whole genome shotgun sequence, a single genomic window includes:
- the LOC123083101 gene encoding uncharacterized protein, translated as MVSLQSALLPEAGKRPPCLSLADASVVASTATSKKRKRDGEVEEEEGEEHDGIELNFDAAPLPLEWQRCLDIKSGQIHYYNTRTHKRTSKDPRRHGGAAPAVEEDVANCGPQGLDLDLNLAFEPRRSSPVKELQKKAEAKPAPARGDHHGDQTPGSGMEMVAAVCMRCHMLVMMCRACPACPNCKFLHPTSRPTPEPAPLKLGLQLLCCRD; from the exons ATGGTGTCGTTGCAGTCGGCGCTGCTGCCGGAGGCCGGCAAGCGGCCCCCGTGCCTCTCCTTGGCCGACGCCAGCGTCGTCGCGTCCACCGCCACCAGCAAGAAGCGGAAGCGGgacggcgaggtggaggaggaggagggggaggagcacgacGGGATCGAGCTCAATTTCGACGCCGCGCCGCTCCCGCTCGAGTGGCAGCGCTGCCTCGACATCAAG TCGGGGCAGATCCACTACTACAACACCAGGACGCACAAGAGGACGTCCAAGGACCCGaggcggcacggcggcgcggcgcccGCGGTGGAGGAGGACGTCGCGAATTGCGGGCCGCAAGGGCTGGACCTGGACCTGAACCTGGCGTTCGAGCCGCGGCGCAGTTCGCCCGTCAAGGAGCTGCAGAAGAAGGCCGAGGCGAAGCCAGCACCGGCGAGAGGCGATCATCACGGGGATCAGACGCCGGGCAGCGGCATGGAGATGGTGGCGGCCGTGTGCATGCGGTGCCACATGCTGGTGATGATGTGCCGCGCGTGCCCGGCCTGCCCCAACTGCAAGTTCCTGCACCCGACGAGCCGGCCCACGCCGGAGCCGGCGCCGCTCAAGCTCGGGCTCCAGCTGCTCTGCTGCAGGGACTAA